In a single window of the Pongo abelii isolate AG06213 chromosome 1, NHGRI_mPonAbe1-v2.0_pri, whole genome shotgun sequence genome:
- the BOLA1 gene encoding bolA-like protein 1 → MLSGRLVPGLVSMAGRVCLCQGSAGSGAVGPVEAAIRTKLEQALSPEVLELRNESGGHAVPPGSETHFRVAVVSSRFEGLSPLQRHRLIHAALAEELAGPVHALAIQARTPAQWGENSQLDTSPPCLGGNKKTLGTP, encoded by the coding sequence ATGCTGAGTGGGCGGCTGGTCCCGGGTCTGGTCTCCATGGCTGGCCGCGTCTGTTTGTGCCAGGGCAGCGCGGGATCTGGGGCCGTCGGTCCGGTGGAGGCCGCCATTCGCACGAAGTTGGAGCAGGCCCTGAGCCCCGAGGTGCTAGAACTTCGCAACGAGAGCGGTGGCCACGCGGTCCCGCCTGGCAGTGAGACGCACTTCCGCGTGGCTGTGGTGAGCTCTCGTTTCGAGGGACTGAGCCCCCTACAACGACACCGGCTGATCCACGCAGCACTGGCCGAGGAGCTGGCAGGGCCGGTCCATGCGCTGGCCATCCAGGCACGGACCCCCGCCCAGTGGGGAGAGAACTCTCAGCTGGACACTAGCCCCCCATGCCTGGGTGGAAACAAGAAAACTCTAGGAACCCCCTGA